One region of Elephas maximus indicus isolate mEleMax1 chromosome 23, mEleMax1 primary haplotype, whole genome shotgun sequence genomic DNA includes:
- the CLDN11 gene encoding claudin-11 isoform X1: MVATCLQVVGFVTGFVGWIGIIVTTSTNDWVVTCGYTIPTCRKLDELGSKGLWADCVMATGLYHCKPLVDILILPGYVQACRALMIAASVLGLPAILLLLTVLPFIRMGREPGVAKYRRAQLAGVLLILLALCAMVATIWFPVCAHRETTIVSFGYSLYAGWIGALLCLVGGCVILCCAGDAQSFGENRFYYSSGSSSPTHAKSAHV, from the exons ATGGTGGCCACGTGCCTGCAGGTGGTCGGCTTCGTCACGGGCTTCGTGGGCTGGATCGGCATCATCGTGACTACGTCCACCAATGACTGGGTGGTGACCTGCGGCTACACCATCCCCACCTGCCGCAAGCTGGACGAACTGGGCTCCAAGGGGCTGTGGGCTGACTGTGTCATGGCCACCGGGCTGTACCACTGCAAGCCCCTGGTGGACATCCTCATCCTGCCGG GCTACGTGCAGGCTTGCCGAGCCTTGATGATTGCAGCATCCGTCCTGGGTCTCCCAGCCATTCTCCTGCTACTGACGGTTCTCCCCTTCATCCGAATGGGCCGCGAGCCTGGCGTGGCCAAGTACAGGCGGGCCCAGCTGGCTGGCGTCTTGCTCATTCTGCTGG CTCTCTGTGCCATGGTTGCCACCATCTGGTTCCCTGTGTGTGCCCACCGTGAGACCACCATCGTGAGCTTTGGCTACTCCCTGTACGCGGGCTGGATTGGAGCTCTGCTGTGCCTCGTGGGTGGCTGTGTCATCCTCTGCTGCGCTGGAGATGCCCAGTCATTTGGTGAAAACCGTTTCTACTACTCTTCTGGCTCCAGCTCACCCACTCATGCCAAGAGTGCCCACGTATAA
- the CLDN11 gene encoding claudin-11 isoform X2 produces MIAASVLGLPAILLLLTVLPFIRMGREPGVAKYRRAQLAGVLLILLALCAMVATIWFPVCAHRETTIVSFGYSLYAGWIGALLCLVGGCVILCCAGDAQSFGENRFYYSSGSSSPTHAKSAHV; encoded by the exons ATGATTGCAGCATCCGTCCTGGGTCTCCCAGCCATTCTCCTGCTACTGACGGTTCTCCCCTTCATCCGAATGGGCCGCGAGCCTGGCGTGGCCAAGTACAGGCGGGCCCAGCTGGCTGGCGTCTTGCTCATTCTGCTGG CTCTCTGTGCCATGGTTGCCACCATCTGGTTCCCTGTGTGTGCCCACCGTGAGACCACCATCGTGAGCTTTGGCTACTCCCTGTACGCGGGCTGGATTGGAGCTCTGCTGTGCCTCGTGGGTGGCTGTGTCATCCTCTGCTGCGCTGGAGATGCCCAGTCATTTGGTGAAAACCGTTTCTACTACTCTTCTGGCTCCAGCTCACCCACTCATGCCAAGAGTGCCCACGTATAA